In Natronoarchaeum mannanilyticum, the genomic window TACTGTCTCCCTCTCAGTCGGCACGGTCCCCGGTAGGTCGAAAAGCACACGAAATGAACTATCTCTCAGTCACCCAACAACCAGAGAGCCGTCGCTAGTCTTCCTTCCGCGCCGCCAGGATCGCCTCCACCAGCTCGTCCTCGTGCTCGCTGGCCACCCGCAACACGGCGTCGTGGAACTCCCGCCCGGTCAGATCCCGGACGTCGTGCTCGGCCCGCAGTCGGGCGTCGACGAGCGCCTCGGCGTCCTCGAACTGCTGCCAGGCGTCCGAGCGGACGTACACCGAGTGCTGTTCGGTGTCGTCGAAGCCGAACGCCGAGCCCGCGATCGACGGGGCGGGCTCGTCGTCCGACGGTTCAGTCTCCCCCTCGGCGTCGACACTCTCCGGAATGTCCCCACTGTCCGCAATGTCCACACTGTCTGCAATGTCTGCACTTTCTACAATGTTTGAACTGTCCACACCATCTGCACTTTCCTCACCGCTCCCGACATCCGTCGTTTCCGATGCTCCCGCGCCGTCCGCAGTGTCTGACCTATCCATCTCTTGCCTCTCGACGTCCGCCGACGTAGCCGTCTGCGCTCCGTCGCTGTCCGTGCTATCCGTGCCGTCCGAACCGCTACCGCCGTCCACGCTGTCTGAACTTTCTACAATGTTTGCACTGTCTGCACTTTCTGGAATGTCCGCAATGTTTGAACTGTCTACAATGTCTGCACTTTCCGAGCTTTCTACACCGCTCGTTTCCCCTTCGGCGTTCGCGCTGGCGTCGCCGTCTGTGGACTCGCCGCTCTCCGGCTCGTCGGTACTCTCTTCCTCCTCCTCGTCCTCGTCGACGGCGTCGCTCAGCCCGGCGAAGCGGTTCTCGTCAGGCATCGGTGACACCTCCGTCCTGGACGACCGCGGCGAGCTCGTCGAGCCGATCGAGCATGTCGCTGTCGGGGTCGTAGGTGGCGAGCGGGACGCCCTCGCGCCAGGCGCGGCGGAACGAGATGCGCTCGCGGATACCCGGTCCCGGCGAGACGCCGAACTGGTCCGACCGGGCGAACTCGGGGAGATATTCGCCGAACTCCGAGTCCTCGAGGTCGCCGATGATGCGCTTTTCCTCGTTGTCGCCCGAGAGCTTGTTCGGGACGATCGCCGCGATGTCGATCCCGACCTCGCGGTCGATAGGGACGATCTGCTGGGTGTACATGCGCTCGAACCCTGACACGCTGGGCTCGGCCATCTGCAGCGGAACGATCACGTTCTGGGTGGCGATCAGCGAGGCGTCCGACAGCGGCCCGAGGTTCGGCGGCGAGTCGATCACGACGCGGTCGTACCCGTCCTCGACGAGCGGTTCGACGATCCGCCGACGGACCCACAGCTCCGCGAAGCGGGTGTTGCGGATCGTGTCAGCGACGGTGTCGAGGTCCTTGTGCCCCGGTAGCACGTCGAACTCCGTCTCGCCGGCGGCCGGGCGGATCACATCGCCCGGCGTCGTCGGATCGTCGTCGTCGAGCACGTGCCCGAGGTGGACGTCGGCCTCGTAGGCGTCGGCCAGTCCGACGCCCTCGGTCGCGTTCCCCTGCTGGTCGAGGTCGACCAGCAGTACGTCGTCGCCGCGGGCGGCGAGTCGCTCGGCGAGGTTGATCGCGATCGTCGTCTTTCCGACGCCGCCTTTCTGTAGCGCCACGCTGACTGCGTTCGTTCGGTCCATCGTTACAATGTGTGGAATGTCTGGAGTGTCTGGAATGTGCGCACTGTGCTCCGGTCGATACGTATCGATGCGCAACCAACTGGTATATAATTACCGCACGTGTGGGGACGAGACGCGCATAGAATGTCTACAATGTGTAAACATTGTAGTTCGGTGCAGATCGTTCGGTCGACCGCGGCGTCCCACCCGGAGATGCGAACGGTCGTCTCCGATCCGATCGTCGACCTCAGCCTCATCGATAATTCGTATCCACATTCCCCACCCCACGCTGTCGATCAGAACTATGCGTCGACCGACCTGTGACGAATGCGACGTTGATCCGGAAGCCGACGCCCCCGGTGTAGTGTCGAGAGACGATCACCCCGTCCGGGGTCGTGGCTCCGCCGACGGTAGTAAGCCGACGTGTCTCGGCGCGGGGACGGTACCGTGCCCGCACCGCAGGTCACGAGCCGAGTAGGGTCGAGTTCGCGCTTCCGCGCGTGCGCGCAAATGGACTGATGATCCGGTAGTGCATACTTAGCTTAGACGCCGCATAATCGCCCGCAGCGGTAAGCCTCGCGTCGAGCGACGCGATCCGCTGTAGCGAGTTTATAACTAAGGGTGACACACCCCGTTTGAGGAACGAACAGCACTGATGATTAAGTACCCCTCGGCGGTGGCATCCGATATAAATGTATCATCAGGGGAAGGAGCGGTCCCGACGAAACCATGTCAAACATGAACACATACAGCCGATCGAAGCAACACACGGACGAAGAAGAGGGAGAGTCCCGCGAAGGGTCGACGTGCTCCGAGTGTAACTCGGGGACGCTCGTCCACAACTCCGACCGGCACGAACTCGTCTGCGACGAGTGCGGCCTGGTCGTCGAGGACGAGTCGATCGACTACGGGCCGGAGTGGCGCGCGTTCAACCACTCCGAGCGCCAGGAGCGCTCGCGCGTGGGGGCGCCGACGACGGAGCTGATGCACGACCAGGGGCTGACGACCAAGATCGACTGGCGGGACAAGGACGCCCACGGGCGGACGATCCGCCCCGAACAGCGCAGCCGGATGCGGCGGCTGCGAAAGTGGCAACAGCGCATCCGAACGGGCGACGCCGGCGAACGCAACCTCAAGCAGGCGCTCTCGGAAATTTCGCGGATGTCGAGCGCGCTGGGCGTCCCTCACTCGGTGCGAGAGGTCGCCAGCGTCATCTACCAGAAGGCGCTGGACGCCGACCTGATCCGCGGCCGGTCGATCGAGGGCGTCGCGACCGCGGCGCTGTACGCCGCCTGCCGCCAGGAGGAGATCCCGCGCAGCCTCGACGAGGTCGCGGAGGTCTCTCGGGTCGAGCGCAAGGAGATCGGCCGCACGTACCGGCACATCTCCCAGCAGCTGAACCTCGTGATGGAGCCGGTCGACCCCAAGCAGTACCTGCCGCGCTTCTGCTCGCAGCTCGAGATCGACTCGGAGGTCCGCCAGCTCGCCAAGGAGATCGTCGACGTGACCGTCGACAGCGGCCTCCACTCGGGCAAGTCGCCGACGGGCTGTGCGGCCGCGGCGATCTACCTGGCCGCCCAGCGCTGCGACCAAGAGCTCACCCAGCGCGAGGTCGCCGACGTCGCGCAGGTGACCGTCGTCACGATTCGAAATCGCTACCAGGAGCAGGTCCAGGCGATGGACGACCAGTAATCGGGACGGGTTCGCTACCGCACGAGGGGGAGCTGCGCGGCGACACCAGCTGTTTTGAGAAAGCGACGGGAGAAATCGAACAGCGCGAAGTCCGGAGATAGCTACCGTAGCGACGTTTATTCCGGCGGATACACCAGAATATCGCCGTCGCTGTAAACCACCACGAGATACTCCTCGAGCGGGAACGAGATCCGGCCGCGCGCCGACGTCGCGGCGTCGCCACGATCGAAGATCTCATCGAGTGCGTCCGGATCAACGTACCTGTTCAGAGGCTCGATATCGATCGGGTCGCGCCCCGAAACTGACGCGACGGCCTCGATGACGGTGATGCTGAGGGCGGCGTCGTCGGACCACTCGAAGCGGTGCGCGTCGGATCGACGCTCGTCGCGGCCGTCGTGATAGTCTGTATTTCTCATGGGGACTGGGTCACGCCAATACTGGTCGGTAACGCTCCCTGTCCTATGGTAATACATCGCACGAAATAAAAATATTATGGCAGACGTCGCGAACTTGCCGTCAACGCTGCAGGTATCGCGCCGATCAGCCCGTCGTATCGATCAACTCCTCATTTCGATCGATCAATCGGTTCGGTCAGTCCATCGGTCGATCGAGTTCGGCGTCCATCGTCCGGGCGAGCCAGCGATCGGCTCGTCGGCCGCCGCAGTAACTGACGACCGATCTTTCGGGGTCGTAGTCGATTACGCCGGCCGACGAGAGTTTCGGTAAGTGAGTGTGCCGAAGTGACAGTTCGATCTCGTCGCGGGGCGGGATCTCGTCTGACACCCGCCTCTCGAGTGCGGCCAGCTCGTTGACCAGTTCGGTTGTCGAGAGCGCCGTCGCCGGCGTTTCGACGATGCAGTACAGCGCGTATCGACGCCGCGCCGTCGAGAGACACGAGAACAACCGGTCGAACTCGATCGGCCCGTCGTCGCGTTCGGCATCCCCCTGTTCTCCCCTAGATCCGTATTCCTCCGACATTGCTGCGAGTTGCTTCGCTCACTCACGTAAGTATACGTCACCTTGGACGACCAAGGTGACGAGTAGAAGCCACCTACCGGTGCCACGAAACCGACGATCGACGCCGACGGGACGGAACAGTCCGGAGGCGGGCGACTGCTGTTGTGGCGACGCCGACGGGATCCTTTCGGACGGCAAACCCGTAGCGGGGACTTACCTGACGGCGGTTTCGAGTAGCGATGCGATTGATTCGGTTAAGATGCGCCACCTAGTCACGTTCGGAAGCATCACCTTGGTTTAATTAACTTTAAAATGCGGGGCGTTGATTACCCAATCGGACAGAACGGGGACGCCGAGGGACTCGCCGACCAGTTACGGGGAGGAGAAACGGCAACGTGCCTACAAAAAACATGATGGGGATGTACGAATCGTGCGAGTACGCTACCAACCAGCAATCGTCGACCCGCGAGACCGGGCCGTATGACCAGCAGTGACATGGACGTTCCGGAGGCGGAACGTACGAACGACGAGGGCGAAGTCGAATCCGAGGAGGAGCCGGCCGAGGCGGAGCAGTCCGTCGAACCGGAGCCGCTCCCGCTCGATATCGTCTTCGAGATACTGAAGAACAAACGCCGGCGCCTGGTGCTTCGGTACGTCAGGCGCGAGGAGAACGGCACCGTCGATCTGGGCGAGCTCGCCGAACACGTGGCTGCCCTCGAGAACGACAAGTCGGTGTCGGCGCTGACGTCGGGGGAGCGAAAACGGGTGTACGTCGGGCTCTACCAGTGCCATCTGCCGAAGATGGACGACGCCGGCATCGTCGAGTTCGATCGCAACCGGGGGACGATCGAGCTCGGCGAGAACGCCGACCAGCTCGACGAGTATCTAGACAACCAGTCCGAAGAGGAGACGGTCTGGCCCCGCTACTACCTGAGCATCACGCTGATCGGCGGCGGGCTGTTCCTGATCGGCCAGGCCGGACTGTTCCCGGCCGACTGGGTCCAGACGGTCATCGTCCTCGCGATGCTCGTCGCGCTGGCGGGCTGTGCCGTGCTCCAGTCGCGCGAGGACTAAGGGCCGGTCAGCGCCGCGTCCGCCTTTCACGACGACGCACACGACTGAGCAGCCGCCGGCGAAGCCAGTGCTTTCAGCCGCGGTGGGCACGGGCGACGTTGCCGTCGACGATGGGGCGCTGTGCGGGGATGACGTTCGTCGGTCGCCGCCGACGGTCAGTCCAGATGCCGACGAGTCCGTACTCCGGAGTAAGATAGTTCACAGGTCCTAAAACCAACCTATCCGTGCTAGGTACCTTCTGCCGAACTGGCACCCGATCAATAACAAAGAGTGGCGCACGGGACAGGGGCAGTATCCAGTTCCCGGAACCGCCGGGGCGTACAGCGCGAGAAACCCATGTCCGCAACGCACTCACGACACGACCAATCGCACCGACACTCGAACCGCTTCCGCCGCAACTCGAACTGCACTCGCCGTCGCTCGAGCCATCTTCGGACTGGTGCTGATGGCCGCCGAGGCGCCGACACGGGGGGTGGATGACGATGTGCGGCATCACCGCCCGGATCGGGCGCGGCGACGCCGTCGACGAACTGCTGACCGGCCTCGAGAACCTGGAGTACCGGGGGTACGACTCCGCCGGCGTGGCGATCAAGAACGGCCACGGCCTCGCCGTCCACAAGCGCGAGGGGAAGATCGACCAGCTCAAGAGCCGCGTCGAGCAGTCGCCCCCCGAGGGGTCGATGGGGATCGGCCACACCCGCTGGAGCACCCACGGGCCGCCGACCGACGCCAACGCCCACCCCCACACCGACTGCACCGGGTCGATCGCGGTCGTCCACAACGGCATCATCGAGAACCACGAGGCGCTGAAGGCCGACCTCCGCGAGCGCGGCCACCGGTTCGAGAGCGACACCGACACCGAGGTGATCCCGCACCTGCTCGAGGAGCACGTCGACCGCGGGCTCGAACTCGACGTCGCCTTCCGCCGGATGGCCGAGCAGCTCCAGGGGAGCTACGCCATCGCGGCGATGACCGACGAGGCCGACGCCGTCTACGCGACCCGGCAGGGCTCGCCGCTCGTGCTGGGGATCGACGACGACTGCCACTACCTGGCCAGCGACGTCCCCGCGTTCCTGGAGTTCACCGATCGGGTCGTCTACCTCGAGGACGGCGACGTCGTGACCGTCACCGACGAGGGGTACGAAATCGTCGACAGTCAGGGCGACCCGCTGGACCGCGAGGTCCGGACGGTCGACTGGGTCGCCGAAGACGCCGAGAAGGGACGGTACGACCACTTCATGCGCAAGGAGATCAGCGAGCAGCCCACCGCGCTCGCCCAGACGATCGAGGGGCGGATCGACGCGAGCGAGGAGGGCGAACCGATCGTCACCGACGGTAGCGAGGCGGCCTCGAGAGGTGACAGCGTCTCCACCCCCGGTGCCGACGGCGTCAGCCTGGAGGAGTTCCCGCCGGGGACGTTCGCGGACGTCTCGGCGATCCAGTTCGTCGCCTGTGGCACGAGCTACCACGCCGCGCTGTACGGCCAGCAGCTGCTCGCTCGGCGCGGCGTCAGCGCCCAGACGTTCCGCGCCGGCGAGTACGCCATGTCGCCGGCGCCCGTCGACGACGACACGCTGGTGATCGGCGTCACCCAGAGCGGCGAGACAGCAGACACCCTCGAATCGCTGCGCCGGGCCGCCGAAGGCGGTGCCCGCACGCTCGCGCTGACCAACGTCGTCGGCTCGACGGCCGCCCGCGAGTGCGACGACGCGATGTTCATCCGTGCCGGGCCCGAGATCGGCGTCGCCGCGACGAAGACGTTCTCCTCGCAGGTCGCCTCGCTGGGGCTGCTGGCCGAGCGGCTCGCCCGCGACGTGGCCGACTCCGAGAGCGAGGACAGCCGACAGCTGCTCGCGGAACTGTCGACCCTTCCCGAGACGGTCCAGCGCGTGTTAGACGAGACGCAAGCGATGGAGGTCGTCGACCGCTACCGGGCGATGGATTCGTATTTCTTCATCGGCCGGGGCGTCGCCCACCCGGTCGCGATGGAGGGCGCGCTGAAGTTCAAGGAGATCACCTACGAGCACGCCGAGGGCTTCGCCGCCGGGCAGCTCAAGCACGGCCCGCTCGCGCTCGTGACGCCGAACACGCCCGTGTTCGCGGTGTTCACCGGTCGGCATACCGACAAAACGCTGAGCAATGTCCGGGAGGTCCAAGCCCGCGGCGCGCCCGTGATCGGCGTCGTCAGCGAGGACAACCGGGAAGTGATCGACACCGTCGACGCCGCGCTGACGATCCCCGAAGCCCATCCCGACGTCGCCGCCGTGCTCGCGAACGTCCAGCTCCAGCTGGTCGCGTACCACGTCGCCGACTACCTGGATCGCCCGATCGACAAACCGCGCAACCTCGCCAAGAGCGTCACCGTGGAGTGAGTCGCCGATGTCAACGATGGACCCAGAGCAGGTGCACGTCAGCTGGCACCGCGACGGCGGCGACCGACAGGTGATGATCGGCCTCGACGGCGAGGACGTCAAGCTCGCGATGACGTTCCCCGTCGACCTCTCGCGGCGCGAACTGGAGACGATCCTCGACGAGCGCGACCGCGAGATCGACCACTACTTCGAGGCGCTGGCGCGGGTGCGCCAGCGGAACGCGAAAGCGAGCGAGAGTGCGAACGTGAACGAGGGGACGCAGCAAAACGAGAAGGTTCGGGAGTAGCGGTTCGGTTTTCTCGGGGTAATTTTTGTAGTGGTGGTTGATCGGTAAGGTACAATGCAAAGGAACCACCGTTGCGAGTGTTCCCGTTCTTTACGGACACCCCAGTTTGCGAGTGTTCTTGATCAGCGGTCTAGCGTAGTCCTCAGTCCCCGAGGAGTTGCTGGAGTTTGCTCGGGATTGTTCTATTCGTTTCCGGATGACCGGGGACGTCAAGCCGTTCAAGAGCTTGGACGGCCATTTCTGTAGACAGCGAATCGAGTGAGTACTCGAATCGGGTTTCTTCTCCGATCCCCTCTTGGACTTCTGCTCGTTTGATCAGTCCTAGCATGTGCATATTCGAGAGATAATCGTGAACTCGGCGACTCGCATTCACCTCTCCGATGATCTCTTCGGCGTACTGTCTGTACACCGGATACAACTCCTTTCGTCCGACTGGCGTCTCGTTCTGGAGGTGTAAGGTCACCAGCGCCGCGATCGTCATATGCTCGTGCTTGTCCATGGACTCGATCGCCTCTAGCATCCGATCCCGTTCGAGCTCTTCGCGTGCCCGTTCGATATGTTCGAGTCGTACTTCCTCTTCGTCTTTGGCAAGTTGCCCTCCTCGCCGTAGCAGATCTAGCGCATATCTGGCGTCACCGCCTTCTTGAGCGCCGTACGCCGCCGTAAGCTCGATGACACCGTCTTTGATGGTTCCCTCTTTGAATGCCCGCTGACTTCGGTGCAGGAGAATTTCCTGCAACTCCGTCGCGTTGTAGCTGCTAAACGTGATCTCGTGCTCGCAGAGAGAAGAGGTCACTTTCGAGGAGAGGCCTTCTTTAAAACTGAGATCGTTACTGATACCGATCAGAGCGGGCCAGACATTTTCGAGACGACCGTTCGCCCGTGCGCGGGGGATCTGGTAAAGAATCCGGTCTTGTGAACCGATGTTGTCGACCTCGTCGAGAACAATAATCACGTAATCCCGAACGTCAGTGTCACCGTCTCCAATCGCGTCTAACGCCTCGAACAGCGTTTCGTACACCTGGCTCTTCGGAAGACCCGATCTCGGTAACTGATCACGTGCGGGCAACAATTGATTCGCGAGGGTGATCGCGACTTGATACGAGGAGGAACAGTCGTTGCAGTTCAACCAGATCGTTTCGAGCGAAATATCGTCGTAGTTCGCGACAGAGTCGGTGAGCTCGCTGATCTCGTATTTCGTCGACGCCGTCTTACCGAGTCCGCTGAGTCCGTAGAGGAAGGCGTTTCGGGGTGGTTCCGCATCGATGATCGGCTGGAACACGGTACGGAGGTGTTCAAGTTCCTCATCGCGACCGAGAATCTCGTCTGGTTGATAGTCCTCTTCTAGTACATCTGCATCCTCAAATGGCGATGTTGTACGCCGGTACGACATTAGATAGACAACCGCAGATATCGTATTTAAAACCGGCGTTTCACGTAGTGGGGGTGAGTTTCACGTAGTGGGTTTATTTATAAACTCTCCACCCCCACTGTTTCACGTAGTGAGCGGTATCTGAAGGGGAGCGTGGTAGAGAAGCGGAAATAATCTCTCCTAGTTAGATGATGTTATTGCCGGTTGGGAAACATTCATTCATATATAGTAGTCCTCAAAGAGGTAGACATTCGAATAACGCTCACTACGTGAAACGTCGGGGGAGGGGGTATTTAAATCAACCCACTACGTGAAACGGCGGAGGGGGCGAGGATATAAAGGATCACTACGTGAAACAGTGGGGTACTACAAAACACACCTCATCAAGGTCGCCGGAAAATAGAGTGCGTGTATATGTTGTTCTAGACTAGGTCAACTAGAAGAGAGGAGACAACATTAATAGATGCTCTCTGCCGGGAAGATGCCGTTTTCCCGGCATATGACGCCTTGTTTCCCACCCCTGACTTCCCAGAACACATCGATAGAGGGGTGTGGTTGTCGCACGCCTCTCTGTTCTACATCTCTACGCGGGGATGTGGATTCGAGAGCGAATCGAGAACCGCTGGCCGACAGTCGACGAGTGACGAAAACTGGCTATGTCACCCTACTCCACCAGCGTCGTCAGCCCGTCCTCCAGCGAGACGGTCGCCTCGAATCCCAGTTCTTCGCGCGCGCGAGCCACGTCCGCTCGGCTGTGGCGCACGTCGGCGGCTCGAGGGTCGGTGTGGACGATCTCTGAGTCCGAGCCGACCGCGTCGCGGATCGCCTCGGCGAGCCGGCGGATCGACGTGCTCTGCCCGGTGCCGACGTTGAACGCCCGACCCGTCTCGTCGGTCGTGGCGGCCGCGAGGTTCGCCCGCACGACGTCGGAGACGTGGACGAAGTCGCGCGTCTGCTCGCCGTCGCCGTGGACCGTGATCGGCTCGCCGGCGCGGGCCTGCTCGAAGAAGGCCTTGACGACGCCGCTGTAGTCGCCGCCGGCCTGCCTGGGGCCGTAGATATTGAAGTACCGGAGCGCGACGGCGTCGAGGTCGTACAGGTCGTCGTGGGTGCGGGCGTAGTGGTCGATCGCCAGCTTGTCGACGGCGTACGGCGAGGTGGGCGTCTTGGCGTCGGTCTCGGCGACCGGCACCGACTCGGGCTCGCCGTAGATCGCGCAGCTGGACGCCAGCACGACTCGGGCGTCCTCCTCGCGCGCCCGGTCGAGCAGCTCCACGGTCGCCGCGACGTTGGTCTCGTGGCTCTCGGCGGGTGCCTCGACCGAGCGGTCGACGCTGACAAGTCCGGCCTCGTGGAAGACGACGTCGACGTCCGACATCGCCCACCCGAGCACGTCCGGGTCGCGGACGTCGCCCTCGATCAGCTCGACGCCCGGCGGGACGTGCTCGGCCTTCCCACCCGAGAGGTCATCGAGCACCCGGACCTCGTTGTCGCCGGCGAGCGCCTCGACCAGGTGGCTGCCGACGAACCCCGCGCCGCCGGTCACCAGAACAGTTCGCCCGGACAGCTCCGGGGCGCCGCCGACGCCGCGGCGTCGCCCGCCGTGTCGCTTGGCCATGCTCGTCTCTCACCTCCCCCAGCGCGGGTTTTGTTATAGGCTGGTTGCGCCGCTGGTGCCGTCACCCGCCGGGTCGAAAACGAGTCCTACTGACCGATGCCATCTCAGCTGACGTCGATATTTATCCGCCGACGCTGGCGTTCGGATCGACGAGGTACAGCTCGAACTGATCGTTCGCCTGCACCCGGTCGATCTCGGCCTCCTGTTCGAGCTGCTCGAACCCAGCCTCGTTGTACCGGAACCCCTCGTAGAGAACCGTCTCGCGCTCGACGTCGGCCTCGGTCACCGGAACGTAGGTCGGGTCGTCGAACGCCGACTCGACGGTCCCGTTCCGGAAGTGCCCCTGCGGAACGACGTAGCGGCGCCAGGAGATCCGCTCGGCCGCCGGTGTCGTCGTCCCGTAGTGGAGATCGATGAACCGGCGAGGACCGGATCGGATGCCGGCGAACGCGGTCGACTCGTTGCGGTGCTCCAGCGCGGTCGTGTAGCCGTCGACCTCGGCCTCGGTCACCTGGCTGTTTGGCTGGTAGATGTACGGCGAGGGGTGGAACGCCACCGCCTGCAACACCAGGAACGCCACGAACGCGACCGCGAGGGCGACCGAGAGCACGCTTCGCCCCCGGACATCGCTGAGCCGGTCGATCCCGACGGTCAGGGCGACCGCGCCGAGGATCGTCACGATCGCCATCAGGAACCCGTGGTACCGGAAGTACTGGGTCTGGGCGTTGGCCAGCAGGAACACGACGAAGAACCCCGCCGCGGGCACGCCCGTCAGGATCAGGTACTCGAGGTACGCCGTCCCGTCGTCGTCGATCCGTCCGACGCCGCCGGCCAGCACCGCGACGGCCAGCACCGCCGCGAGCACCGCGTACACCAGGCTGACGCCGAACAGCTTGACGAACATTTCCTCCAGACTTCCCCCCAGCAGCGTCAGCGAGCTCGCGCGGCTGGCGACGGCGCCCCCCGGCTGCGACGCCGATAGCAGCCCCGACGCGATCGCGGCCACCGCCTCGTACACCCGTTCGAGGCGGGCCGACCACAGCAGGAACACCAACCCGAACAGCCCCGTCTGGGCGTACAGCCGGCGGTGCGTTGCGATCGGATGATTGCGCCCGAGGCGGCGGTAGAGGTACTGCAGCGTGGCGATCAGGACGAACGCGCCGAGCAGGTTCACCGCCTGCTGCGGGTGCAGCAGGACGACCGCGGTCGTCGAGAGCGCAAGCAGCAGGCCGACGCCGGTGACGTTGCCGACCAGTCGCCGGTGATCGCCGCGGTCGCTCGCGTACCCCATCGCGAGGTAGAGCACGACCGGCGCGAACATGATCGCCTGGGTCGTCGGGTACGCGACCGCGTGGGTCCCGAGATTGTTGATCGGCATCAGCAACAGCGCGGAGACGGCGCCGACGGCGATTGCCGACCTCGTGTCGGCGATCGCGGCGACGCAGAGCGGGACGAACAGCAAGAACACGAGGAAGAAGACGGCGACGGTCAGCATCATCGTCAGCCGCAGTTCGAGGCCGGTTACGCTCGATAACTGCACCGAGATCGTGTGGATCGCGGGATAGCGCATCCCGGCGGGGTGCAACACGCCCACCTCGAACATCCGCGCCCAGCCGAGGTGGCTCAGCGGGTCGCCCTTGCCGTAGAAGTAGTAGCCCCGCAGGATCGGCAGCGCGGCGACCGAGAGCGCGCTGGCGCCCGCGAGCAGCGTCGCCCCCTGCCCGACGCGGCGGGACGCCGGACCGCGGACGGCGATGACGACGCCGATCAGCGCCGCGACGCCGACGCCGCCCCAGAACAGCAGCGGCGTCGCCTCGTAGATCGACAGCTCGTAGCTCCGGGCCGGCGACCGGTGGGCCGCGATCACGGCGGTCGTCAGCGCCACGAAGCCGACCAGCAGCGCGATGCGCGCTCGGCGCGTTCCGCGAGACTCGGTGCGATCCGTATCAGTGGTCATGGTGGGTCAGTTGGCATCGGCCGCATCCGCGTTCGGCTCGCTTCGACGACGGCATCCACGTTCGGCTCGACTCGGTTCGACTCCAGTTTCCGCCTGCGTTGTCGCCGGTCACGATTCGACGACGCCGCGGTACACGTCCCTGATCTGTTCGCCCATCCGTTCGACGCTCAACTCGCGAACGACCTCGCGACCGTTCGACTCGACGCCGGCGTCGAGCACGGAGACGAGGGCGTCGGCCAGCTCGGCGTCGTCCCGCCCGACGAAGGAGTGGCGGACGCCCGAGAGCCGCTGTCGGACGTCGCCGACGTCCGTCGAGACCACGGGGAGGTTGCAGGCCATCGCCTCCTTGACGGAGTTGGGCGAGCCCTCGCGGTCGGACGTGAGCAGCAGCGCGTCGGCGGCGTTCATGTACGTCGGCATCCGATCGTGGGGGACGCCGGAGACGGTCTGCAGTTCGACGGGGGTCGCGAGGCGCTCGCGGGCGGCCGCGACGACCCGCTCCGCTCGGGCGGGGTTCT contains:
- a CDS encoding NAD-dependent epimerase/dehydratase family protein, whose amino-acid sequence is MAKRHGGRRRGVGGAPELSGRTVLVTGGAGFVGSHLVEALAGDNEVRVLDDLSGGKAEHVPPGVELIEGDVRDPDVLGWAMSDVDVVFHEAGLVSVDRSVEAPAESHETNVAATVELLDRAREEDARVVLASSCAIYGEPESVPVAETDAKTPTSPYAVDKLAIDHYARTHDDLYDLDAVALRYFNIYGPRQAGGDYSGVVKAFFEQARAGEPITVHGDGEQTRDFVHVSDVVRANLAAATTDETGRAFNVGTGQSTSIRRLAEAIRDAVGSDSEIVHTDPRAADVRHSRADVARAREELGFEATVSLEDGLTTLVE